From Actinomyces slackii, a single genomic window includes:
- a CDS encoding DUF58 domain-containing protein has protein sequence MFATMRILWVMLAGIPLVMLVPRPSTVMAWTGVVVLLAVGDALAAPSVRSMQAERRVARSVRLGESTTTTLTVTNAGRRTARLVLRDAWPPSAGASGERGSLTLPPGQRRRHSTTLRPWRRGDRSAGPVTLRSLGPLGLAGRQANVWAPAHVRVLPPFHSRRHLPSRLARLREMDGRSAVMVRGAGTEFDSLREYVVGDDVRSIDWRSSARRGEVVVRTWRPERDRRVLIIMDTGRLAAARLGQAPRLDSQIEATLLLSALASHAGDRVDVLALDYEVRAQVRGQSGPALMSALADSLAPLEPRLVELDWTQVASLTHSQLSQRALVVVISALDGGGADAAMLRSLSALARRHTVVLASALDSELDDLRARRDNAESVYVAAAAERERVEVDALRSRLRRNGVEVVEANDQGLAPALADAYLDLKAAGRL, from the coding sequence ATGTTCGCGACCATGCGCATCCTATGGGTGATGCTCGCCGGCATCCCCCTGGTCATGCTGGTCCCCCGGCCCTCAACAGTCATGGCCTGGACGGGGGTGGTGGTCCTGCTCGCGGTGGGCGATGCCCTGGCGGCGCCCTCCGTGCGCAGCATGCAGGCCGAGCGCCGGGTGGCCCGGTCCGTGCGCTTGGGCGAGTCGACCACCACGACCCTCACTGTGACCAATGCCGGCAGGCGCACGGCCCGCCTGGTGCTGCGCGATGCCTGGCCGCCGAGCGCGGGGGCCAGCGGCGAGCGCGGCTCCCTGACCCTGCCGCCGGGGCAGCGACGGCGGCACAGCACCACCTTGAGGCCCTGGAGGCGCGGGGACCGCAGTGCCGGCCCGGTGACGCTGCGCTCACTGGGCCCCCTGGGCCTGGCCGGGCGCCAGGCCAATGTCTGGGCGCCGGCGCATGTGCGCGTTCTGCCGCCCTTCCACTCGCGTCGCCACCTGCCCTCGCGCCTGGCCCGACTCCGGGAGATGGATGGGCGCAGCGCCGTCATGGTGCGCGGTGCCGGGACGGAGTTCGACTCCCTGCGCGAGTACGTGGTGGGCGATGACGTGCGCTCCATCGACTGGCGCTCCAGCGCCCGGCGCGGGGAGGTGGTGGTGCGCACCTGGCGCCCTGAGCGCGACAGGCGGGTGCTGATCATCATGGACACCGGGCGCCTGGCCGCGGCCCGCCTGGGACAGGCGCCCCGACTGGACTCCCAGATCGAGGCGACCCTCCTGCTGAGCGCTCTGGCCTCCCACGCCGGTGACCGGGTCGATGTGCTGGCCCTGGACTACGAGGTCCGGGCCCAGGTCCGCGGCCAGTCCGGCCCGGCGCTGATGAGCGCCCTGGCAGACTCCTTGGCGCCTCTCGAGCCCCGCCTGGTGGAGCTGGACTGGACGCAGGTGGCCTCCCTGACCCACTCGCAGCTCTCCCAGCGCGCGCTGGTGGTGGTGATCTCGGCCCTGGACGGCGGAGGCGCTGATGCTGCCATGCTGCGCAGCCTGTCGGCGCTGGCCCGCCGCCACACCGTGGTGCTGGCCTCGGCCCTGGACTCGGAGCTGGATGATCTGCGCGCCCGGCGCGACAACGCGGAATCGGTGTATGTGGCGGCTGCTGCCGAGCGCGAGCGGGTGGAGGTCGACGCGCTGCGCAGTCGGCTGCGCCGCAACGGCGTGGAGGTGGTTGAGGCCAATGATCAGGGCCTGGCCCCGGCGCTGGCCGATGCCTATCTCGATCTCAAGGCGGCGGGTCGACTGTGA
- a CDS encoding stage II sporulation protein M: protein MDLDAFSAAHRDQWDRLDRLASQRRLTGEQADELVVLYRACARHLSRVRTAAPDPQLVAELSTRVAGARARLTGSRETSLGSGLRFITHAMPAALYRIRWWTVGVMVAEIALAVVVGVWTLHHPAAMAALGSPSQLEEYANEAFEAYYSTYDAPDFAAQVWTNNARIAALCVASGITGILPVYILVQNAVVLGQAGAIMAHHGLFGHFLALISPHGLLELTCIFVAGAAGLRLFWTMLVPGPRSRGAALATEGRALITVAASLTGALALAGIIEAFITPAPIPWAVKIVVGALALALLWAYTLILGGRAVREGETGDLSEEEAGYTAPEAG, encoded by the coding sequence GTGGATCTTGATGCTTTCTCCGCGGCTCATCGCGATCAGTGGGACCGCCTGGACCGGCTGGCCTCGCAGCGACGACTGACCGGCGAGCAGGCCGATGAGCTCGTGGTCCTCTACCGCGCCTGCGCCAGGCACCTGTCGCGGGTGCGCACAGCGGCTCCCGATCCGCAGCTGGTGGCCGAACTCTCCACGCGTGTGGCGGGCGCCCGGGCCAGGCTGACGGGGAGCAGGGAGACGAGCCTGGGAAGCGGGCTGCGCTTCATCACTCACGCCATGCCTGCGGCGCTGTATCGGATCCGCTGGTGGACGGTGGGAGTCATGGTGGCCGAGATCGCCCTGGCCGTGGTGGTGGGGGTGTGGACCCTGCACCATCCTGCGGCCATGGCGGCGCTGGGCAGTCCCAGCCAGCTCGAGGAGTACGCCAACGAGGCCTTCGAGGCCTACTACTCCACCTATGACGCCCCCGACTTCGCCGCCCAGGTGTGGACCAACAATGCCCGCATCGCCGCGCTGTGCGTGGCCAGCGGCATCACCGGCATCCTGCCGGTCTACATCCTGGTGCAGAACGCCGTCGTACTGGGGCAGGCCGGCGCCATCATGGCCCACCACGGGCTCTTCGGCCACTTCCTGGCCCTCATCTCCCCCCACGGACTGCTGGAGCTGACCTGCATCTTCGTTGCCGGCGCGGCGGGCCTGCGACTGTTCTGGACCATGCTCGTGCCCGGCCCCCGCTCCCGCGGCGCCGCCCTGGCCACCGAGGGCCGCGCCCTGATCACCGTGGCCGCCTCCCTGACAGGAGCGCTGGCACTGGCCGGGATCATCGAGGCCTTCATCACCCCGGCCCCCATCCCGTGGGCGGTCAAGATCGTCGTCGGCGCCCTGGCCCTGGCGCTGCTGTGGGCCTACACCCTGATCCTGGGGGGCCGCGCCGTGCGCGAGGGCGAGACCGGTGACCTGTCCGAGGAGGAGGCCGGATACACCGCCCCCGAGGCCGGCTAG
- a CDS encoding RDD family protein, which yields MVTHAPPSSERRIERDLMITGEAVALDVVPATVASRLLSGIIDYSIYGTGLYLAGITAMVVGIRLGLNDAEGATLMALCALAWFLLIPLAVEYFSKGRSAGRLVTGTRVVRDDGGTVNLRHCLVRVLVGLVEIWIISPALALLVCAVTKRGKRLGDLLAGTYVVRIRHGAARSIPLIMPPELAAWAKESDLRRMPGALSLHVRTFLQRTSSMAPVHRQRLGAELASYMAEYVSPPPPAGTHPERFLAAVMVERRNRELLLELRDRQLEDAVRAESTRIRA from the coding sequence ATGGTGACACACGCACCCCCCTCCTCCGAGCGGAGGATCGAGAGGGACCTCATGATCACCGGCGAGGCCGTCGCCTTGGACGTGGTGCCGGCCACCGTGGCCTCGCGCCTGCTGTCAGGGATCATCGACTACAGCATCTACGGCACCGGTCTCTACCTCGCCGGCATCACCGCCATGGTTGTGGGAATCAGGCTGGGCCTGAACGACGCCGAGGGCGCCACCCTCATGGCTCTGTGCGCCCTGGCATGGTTCCTGCTGATCCCCCTGGCGGTGGAGTACTTCAGCAAGGGCCGCAGTGCCGGGCGCCTGGTGACCGGCACCCGGGTGGTGCGCGATGATGGCGGGACGGTCAACCTGCGCCATTGCCTGGTGCGCGTCCTGGTGGGCCTGGTCGAGATCTGGATCATCAGCCCGGCGCTGGCTCTCCTGGTGTGCGCAGTGACCAAGCGCGGCAAGCGCCTGGGGGATCTCCTGGCAGGGACCTATGTGGTGAGGATCCGCCATGGCGCTGCCAGGAGCATCCCCCTCATCATGCCCCCCGAGCTCGCCGCCTGGGCGAAGGAGTCGGATCTGCGCCGCATGCCCGGCGCCCTGTCCCTGCACGTGCGCACCTTCCTGCAGCGGACCTCATCCATGGCGCCGGTCCATCGCCAGCGCCTGGGGGCCGAGCTGGCGTCCTACATGGCCGAGTACGTCTCTCCCCCGCCTCCGGCGGGCACGCATCCCGAGCGCTTCCTGGCCGCCGTCATGGTCGAGCGCCGCAACCGGGAGCTGCTCCTAGAGCTCCGGGATCGCCAGTTGGAGGACGCCGTGCGCGCCGAGAGCACCCGCATCCGCGCCTAG
- a CDS encoding DUF3499 domain-containing protein, producing MRRVRHCRRPGCELPAVATLTSVYADSTIVLGPLATEAQPEAYDLCEKHVNSFTAPRGWQIIRLATDFAPAPPSEDDLLALADAVREASRAPRPAPMPAEHRPRPGGVMPGPVTAPLPPPPEIAEGEVLRRGHLRVLKGDKE from the coding sequence GTGAGAAGAGTCCGACACTGCCGCAGGCCCGGTTGCGAGCTGCCCGCCGTGGCCACCCTGACCTCCGTGTACGCGGACTCCACGATCGTGCTGGGGCCGCTGGCCACCGAGGCCCAGCCCGAGGCCTATGACCTGTGCGAGAAGCATGTCAACTCCTTCACCGCCCCGCGCGGCTGGCAGATCATCCGCCTGGCCACGGACTTCGCCCCGGCGCCGCCCAGCGAGGATGACCTGCTCGCCCTGGCCGACGCCGTGCGCGAGGCCTCCCGCGCCCCCCGGCCGGCCCCCATGCCGGCGGAGCACCGGCCCCGCCCCGGCGGGGTCATGCCCGGCCCGGTCACGGCCCCGCTTCCGCCGCCCCCCGAGATCGCCGAGGGCGAGGTCCTTCGCCGCGGGCACCTGCGCGTCCTCAAGGGCGACAAGGAGTAG
- a CDS encoding metallopeptidase family protein, with protein MTDLYHSAASGRGAPRRRRRDRHGRGLRGPVLPPSLPGWRTRAERFDDMVVATAQDLALHWPQVEEVQFAVEEVPPSDPAPWEGSVVLGRGFAAEPRAGLPARVIIYRRPVTSRAADAQELSELVRHVVIEQVALMLGRRPEEIDPDSRP; from the coding sequence GTGACCGACCTGTACCATTCCGCCGCCTCGGGGCGGGGCGCTCCCAGACGGCGCAGGCGGGATCGGCACGGCAGGGGCCTGCGAGGGCCGGTCCTGCCCCCGAGCCTGCCCGGCTGGCGCACCCGGGCCGAGCGCTTCGACGACATGGTCGTGGCCACCGCCCAGGATCTGGCGCTTCACTGGCCGCAGGTCGAGGAGGTCCAGTTCGCCGTGGAGGAGGTGCCCCCCTCCGATCCGGCCCCGTGGGAGGGGTCCGTGGTGCTGGGGCGGGGATTCGCCGCCGAGCCCCGGGCGGGTCTGCCTGCCCGGGTCATCATCTACCGCCGTCCCGTGACCTCCCGCGCCGCTGACGCCCAGGAGCTCTCCGAGCTGGTGCGCCACGTGGTGATTGAGCAGGTGGCCCTCATGCTGGGCCGCCGTCCCGAGGAGATCGACCCCGACTCCCGCCCCTGA
- a CDS encoding DUF5719 family protein gives MTRSHEHAAEPADSAETAGPVPRAPQTGQGPAGSQADEAQAAAAPSDGEQGIGRGDAPAPGDDPDLELGAGDHEGTEDPEHGGTGVPAADLELSAPADEGAEADGPDRAAADSPDEGPGDEQASQPEPGASGDTGASRSRGPRRPRRRPSRPRTWRSLARRSTAVTTALLLTAAATGLVLWGRSAPAAPAAPVEALSVVESGGTAVYACQAAPKNTLAVVDAGETTSHTVITPVGQAAEATWGQEALDAGATTSMDTASGGVLTIESAGERAASAAGVVTSLTPGGELRGLSAAPCTQPQSVAWIVGGSAALGASAELRLENPGVTSVTVKVALYGSSGRLSLPSNGEVTISAGKAASMLLESGDSQDERLALSIEAEGGSVVPALATESLEGETPAGVDLITPGAGPSTDSLIPGVEIVEGGAQGDATSGTGAASGEASVVRVANPHSEAATVSVTMVGPDGASPLPGAQDVAIDPGSVFDISLRGVAPGAYGVRVTSDMPVASGVRLVRTAAEYPARSGVLMRDKAWIQPAAPDAVAHGVLSIPRSGGLTSTVSLSNSGARRTVRLADVAGSWHQDVVVPASRTVAVEVPTQVSAVTLSAEGGTEGLGAATVVTAQAAQATAGTLISVVPAVPDASSGERKQIILN, from the coding sequence ATGACCCGGTCCCACGAGCACGCCGCTGAGCCCGCCGACTCCGCCGAGACTGCCGGCCCCGTCCCCCGGGCGCCGCAGACCGGCCAGGGGCCTGCCGGCTCCCAGGCGGATGAGGCGCAGGCCGCGGCTGCGCCCTCGGACGGTGAGCAGGGCATCGGGCGCGGAGACGCACCCGCCCCCGGGGATGACCCTGACCTCGAGCTCGGAGCCGGCGACCATGAGGGGACCGAAGACCCTGAGCACGGCGGGACGGGAGTCCCGGCCGCTGACCTGGAGCTCTCCGCGCCGGCCGATGAGGGCGCCGAGGCGGACGGTCCGGATCGTGCCGCAGCCGATTCGCCGGATGAGGGTCCCGGGGACGAGCAGGCCAGTCAGCCCGAGCCCGGCGCCTCCGGTGACACCGGAGCCTCCCGGAGCCGGGGCCCGCGCAGGCCCCGCCGGCGCCCGTCGCGCCCCCGCACCTGGCGGTCCCTGGCTCGCCGATCCACCGCGGTGACCACCGCCCTGCTTCTGACAGCCGCTGCCACCGGACTGGTCCTGTGGGGCAGGAGCGCCCCGGCCGCCCCCGCCGCGCCGGTCGAGGCGCTCAGCGTCGTGGAGTCCGGGGGCACCGCTGTCTACGCCTGTCAGGCCGCGCCCAAGAACACCCTGGCCGTCGTCGATGCGGGCGAGACGACCTCGCACACGGTCATCACCCCGGTCGGGCAGGCCGCAGAGGCCACATGGGGGCAGGAGGCGCTGGATGCGGGCGCCACCACCTCCATGGACACGGCCTCCGGCGGCGTGCTGACCATCGAGTCGGCGGGGGAGCGGGCCGCCAGCGCCGCCGGGGTCGTCACCTCCCTGACCCCGGGCGGTGAGCTGCGGGGCCTGAGCGCCGCGCCCTGCACCCAGCCCCAGTCCGTGGCCTGGATCGTCGGCGGATCAGCGGCCCTGGGCGCCTCGGCCGAGTTGCGCCTGGAGAACCCCGGGGTGACCTCGGTGACCGTCAAGGTCGCCCTCTACGGCTCCTCGGGCCGCCTGTCACTGCCGAGCAACGGCGAGGTGACGATCTCCGCGGGCAAGGCCGCCTCCATGCTGCTGGAGAGCGGCGACAGCCAGGATGAGCGCCTGGCCCTGTCCATCGAGGCTGAGGGCGGCTCCGTGGTCCCCGCGCTGGCGACCGAGTCCCTGGAGGGCGAGACGCCCGCCGGGGTGGACCTCATCACCCCGGGGGCGGGCCCGTCCACCGACAGCCTCATCCCCGGCGTCGAGATCGTCGAGGGCGGGGCCCAGGGCGATGCGACCTCCGGGACCGGGGCCGCCTCGGGGGAGGCCTCGGTGGTGCGCGTGGCCAACCCCCACTCCGAGGCCGCCACGGTGAGCGTGACCATGGTGGGGCCCGACGGCGCCTCCCCCCTTCCCGGCGCCCAGGACGTCGCCATCGACCCCGGCTCGGTCTTCGACATCTCCCTGCGGGGCGTGGCCCCGGGGGCCTATGGCGTGCGGGTGACCTCCGATATGCCGGTGGCCTCAGGCGTGCGCCTGGTGCGCACCGCCGCGGAGTACCCCGCCCGCTCCGGCGTCCTCATGCGCGACAAGGCCTGGATCCAGCCGGCGGCCCCTGACGCGGTTGCCCACGGCGTCCTGTCCATCCCCCGATCCGGGGGGCTGACCTCGACGGTGTCGCTGTCCAACAGCGGCGCCAGGCGCACCGTGAGGCTCGCCGATGTTGCCGGGTCCTGGCACCAGGATGTCGTGGTGCCCGCCTCCAGGACGGTCGCCGTCGAGGTGCCCACGCAGGTCAGCGCGGTGACCCTGAGCGCCGAGGGCGGGACCGAGGGCCTGGGCGCAGCCACTGTGGTGACGGCCCAGGCCGCGCAGGCCACGGCCGGCACGCTCATCTCCGTGGTCCCAGCCGTGCCCGACGCCTCCTCGGGGGAGCGCAAGCAGATCATCCTGAACTGA
- a CDS encoding glycosyltransferase, whose amino-acid sequence MTAGATPFLADTLRGLAAQSRAPEVVLIVDVASRANGLGDGTPIEELVEAAGLDAVSAVRIVRSGEASTFGDAVARGLESYSALIASGNRHRAADGPAGMATRRRRSSGPGPITGPTGAMSPITTHERQLVAEIVDGAEATGQGLWLWLLHDDSAPEPDCLQALLTAAANARSVGIVGPKQVDWDNPSQLLEVGLRATSSARRANDIVPGEVDQGQYDDRSDVLAVGTAGALIARSVWEELGGTAPWLGPFGDGLELSRAARLAGYRVVVEPGAVIRHRRAGYLGLRAARHQDAQGEAAPATRLPSPDPERSYRARRVAQLTNWAAFSTRPVAMLLGWFLVLGVARATWRLASKAAGLASDEMSAALALAGRSSLIRAGRRRLAQHTGAPRSALSRLYVSASEIRAVRRDRVRQERERIARAKAPSELELRELAGLARSRRRTLAGLMVLALIVAGAGMSHLILTRSVAGGALTELGTWHQSWSAAWSSWLPTGDGRPGGPTPLLAILAGLMALAALVGMGSTTLVKILLLAAIPLAVLGAWFAAGTITRRVALRAWAALAWGLAPTGLLALGQGRLAPLLVHLVLPWALLALARAQGVDRRDVVVSGLVGAHLLTDAERAELDRFADDRIEDLAHLDEEPDEDVESGEQAGSADSAGSAGRAAAKASPAPDSPAPADPADSADSADSAEAADQAPEETAGASPASGTHRSPAEHGAPNASQPSHGPGSAAAAALAGLLLSVVVAAAPATAPILLLVLAAVALLSRRRLRLVLTAAPILATAAPAWSQAAVLARQHGWVDALRLILADAGAPLAASTPSSIDLLLGSPGDLDALIPGGTIVAVIAKALLVLVPLVGLAGLLIPGSAGARARTGILLALGGLALAALSVRVVTAVGTAVDGAGTVLVTGWAGTGLSLSIAGFLLAALAAADAALAQSYRLPSRLRRPVLAAACAVALLGPGLIGATWAAQASPQGDPQIMALRPGTQQIPLIGSQIQSSPAQGRVLILASTPQGLSVSVWRGAGVQMSDALPAVHHAQLLDRAGAALRGLNPPSAPAALELQDEADASLTGLVGRVTAGQDEDAAQALAEHGIAVIVLRNASGDEVTADARAALASTPGLEQLARTGTGTAWRVVPANGAIREPARLRLVEDGASTTLAWTGQSSTTVTIPAGGQGRSLVLAERADRGWRATLNGRPLEPATAQDLDGTWKQAFTLPAQGGELRITHASTSAVVHTRVIWAVWALTLIAALPLRRGKDAA is encoded by the coding sequence GTGACAGCCGGGGCTACCCCATTTCTGGCTGACACTCTGCGCGGCCTGGCCGCCCAGAGCCGGGCCCCGGAGGTCGTCCTCATCGTCGACGTCGCCTCACGGGCCAACGGCCTGGGCGACGGCACGCCCATCGAGGAGCTGGTCGAGGCCGCCGGGCTGGACGCCGTCAGCGCCGTGCGCATCGTGCGCTCGGGCGAGGCCTCGACCTTCGGCGACGCCGTGGCCAGGGGCCTGGAGTCCTACTCCGCCCTCATCGCCTCGGGCAACAGGCATCGCGCAGCCGATGGCCCCGCCGGCATGGCGACCCGTAGGCGCCGCAGCAGCGGGCCGGGCCCCATCACCGGCCCCACCGGGGCCATGTCCCCGATCACCACCCACGAGCGCCAGCTGGTGGCCGAGATCGTCGACGGCGCCGAGGCCACCGGCCAGGGGCTGTGGCTCTGGCTCCTCCACGACGACTCCGCCCCCGAGCCCGACTGTCTCCAGGCGCTGCTGACCGCGGCGGCCAACGCCCGCTCGGTGGGCATCGTGGGGCCCAAGCAGGTGGACTGGGACAACCCCTCCCAGCTCCTGGAGGTGGGGCTGCGCGCCACCTCCTCGGCCCGGCGGGCCAATGACATCGTCCCCGGCGAGGTCGACCAGGGCCAGTACGACGACCGCAGCGACGTCCTGGCCGTGGGCACCGCGGGCGCCCTCATCGCGCGCTCGGTGTGGGAGGAGCTGGGCGGAACCGCGCCCTGGCTGGGGCCCTTCGGCGATGGGCTGGAGCTCTCCCGGGCGGCGCGCCTGGCCGGCTACCGCGTCGTCGTCGAGCCGGGGGCCGTGATCCGCCACCGCCGCGCCGGCTACCTGGGCCTGCGCGCCGCGCGCCACCAGGACGCCCAGGGCGAGGCCGCCCCGGCCACCCGCCTGCCCAGCCCCGACCCCGAGCGCTCCTACCGCGCCCGCCGGGTGGCCCAGCTGACCAACTGGGCGGCCTTCTCCACGCGCCCCGTGGCCATGCTCCTGGGCTGGTTCCTCGTGCTCGGCGTCGCCCGGGCGACCTGGCGGCTGGCCTCCAAGGCGGCCGGACTGGCGAGCGACGAGATGTCGGCGGCCCTGGCCCTGGCCGGCCGCTCCTCCCTCATCCGTGCCGGCAGGCGGCGCCTGGCCCAGCACACCGGGGCTCCGCGCTCAGCGCTGAGCCGCCTCTACGTCTCCGCCTCGGAGATCCGCGCCGTGCGGCGAGACCGGGTGCGCCAGGAGCGCGAGCGCATCGCCCGGGCCAAGGCCCCCAGCGAGCTGGAGCTGCGCGAGCTGGCGGGACTGGCCCGATCCCGGCGCCGCACCCTGGCCGGACTCATGGTCCTGGCCCTGATCGTGGCCGGCGCCGGCATGTCCCACCTCATCCTGACCCGCAGCGTCGCCGGCGGGGCCCTGACCGAGCTGGGCACCTGGCACCAGTCCTGGTCGGCCGCCTGGAGCAGCTGGCTGCCCACCGGTGACGGCCGCCCCGGCGGGCCCACGCCCCTGCTGGCGATCCTGGCCGGCCTCATGGCCCTGGCGGCGCTGGTGGGCATGGGCTCGACCACCCTGGTCAAGATCCTCCTGCTCGCCGCCATCCCACTGGCCGTTCTGGGCGCCTGGTTCGCCGCGGGGACCATCACCCGGCGCGTGGCGCTGCGAGCCTGGGCGGCCCTGGCCTGGGGCCTGGCCCCCACCGGCCTGCTGGCCCTGGGGCAGGGGCGCCTGGCCCCGCTCCTGGTGCACCTCGTCCTGCCCTGGGCGCTGCTGGCCCTGGCCAGGGCCCAGGGCGTCGACCGCCGCGACGTCGTGGTCTCCGGTCTCGTGGGTGCCCACCTGCTCACCGACGCCGAGCGCGCCGAGCTGGACCGCTTCGCCGACGACCGCATCGAGGACCTCGCCCACCTGGACGAGGAGCCGGATGAGGACGTCGAGAGCGGCGAGCAGGCTGGCAGTGCTGACAGTGCCGGCAGTGCTGGCAGGGCCGCCGCCAAGGCCTCCCCGGCGCCGGACTCGCCCGCCCCGGCTGACCCGGCTGACTCAGCTGACTCAGCTGACTCAGCTGAGGCTGCCGACCAGGCCCCGGAGGAGACGGCTGGCGCCTCCCCGGCCTCGGGGACGCACCGGAGCCCCGCCGAGCACGGCGCGCCGAACGCCTCCCAGCCGAGCCACGGCCCCGGCTCGGCGGCCGCGGCCGCCCTGGCAGGACTGCTCCTGTCCGTCGTCGTGGCCGCCGCCCCCGCCACGGCGCCCATCCTCCTGCTGGTCCTGGCCGCCGTGGCCCTGCTCTCGCGACGCAGGCTGCGGCTGGTGCTGACCGCGGCACCGATCCTGGCCACCGCCGCCCCCGCCTGGTCCCAGGCCGCGGTGCTGGCGCGCCAGCACGGCTGGGTCGACGCCCTGCGCCTGATCCTGGCCGACGCCGGTGCGCCCCTGGCCGCCTCCACGCCCTCCAGCATCGACCTGCTCCTGGGGTCCCCGGGGGACCTGGACGCGCTTATCCCCGGGGGCACCATCGTGGCCGTGATCGCCAAGGCACTCCTGGTGCTCGTGCCCCTGGTGGGGCTGGCCGGCCTGCTCATCCCCGGCTCCGCGGGCGCGCGCGCCCGCACCGGCATCCTCCTGGCCCTGGGCGGACTGGCCCTGGCTGCGCTGAGCGTCCGGGTGGTCACGGCCGTGGGCACCGCCGTCGACGGCGCGGGCACCGTCCTGGTCACCGGCTGGGCCGGCACCGGCCTGTCCCTGAGCATCGCCGGCTTCCTCCTGGCCGCCCTGGCCGCCGCCGACGCCGCCCTGGCCCAGTCCTACCGGCTGCCCTCGCGGCTGCGGCGCCCCGTCCTGGCGGCGGCCTGCGCCGTGGCCCTCCTGGGGCCCGGGCTGATCGGAGCCACCTGGGCGGCCCAGGCCTCCCCGCAGGGCGATCCCCAGATCATGGCCCTGAGGCCGGGGACCCAGCAGATCCCGCTGATCGGCTCCCAGATCCAGTCCTCGCCCGCCCAGGGCAGGGTCCTCATCCTCGCCTCCACGCCCCAGGGCCTGAGCGTGTCGGTGTGGCGGGGCGCAGGCGTCCAGATGAGCGACGCCCTGCCGGCCGTCCACCACGCCCAACTGCTCGATCGGGCCGGCGCAGCCCTGCGAGGCCTCAACCCACCCAGCGCGCCGGCAGCCCTGGAGCTCCAGGACGAGGCCGACGCCTCGCTCACCGGCCTGGTCGGCCGGGTCACCGCGGGGCAGGACGAGGACGCCGCCCAGGCCCTGGCCGAGCACGGCATCGCCGTCATCGTGCTGCGCAACGCCTCCGGTGACGAGGTCACCGCCGATGCGCGAGCGGCCCTGGCCTCCACCCCCGGCCTGGAGCAGCTGGCCCGCACCGGCACCGGCACCGCCTGGCGCGTGGTGCCCGCCAACGGGGCCATCCGCGAGCCCGCGAGGCTGCGCCTCGTTGAGGACGGCGCCAGCACCACCCTGGCCTGGACCGGTCAGTCCTCCACCACCGTCACCATCCCCGCGGGCGGCCAGGGGCGCAGCCTCGTCCTGGCCGAGCGCGCCGATCGCGGCTGGCGGGCCACCCTCAACGGCCGGCCCCTGGAGCCGGCCACGGCCCAGGACCTGGACGGCACGTGGAAGCAGGCCTTCACCCTGCCCGCCCAGGGTGGAGAGCTTCGGATCACTCACGCCTCGACCAGCGCCGTCGTCCACACGCGAGTGATCTGGGCCGTCTGGGCGCTGACGCTCATCGCGGCCCTGCCACTGCGCCGCGGGAAGGATGCCGCATGA
- a CDS encoding WhiB family transcriptional regulator produces the protein MWNILGEGPLTRPEEPDTDALLLLFGGGDDLDEGPLAWQERALCAQTDPEAFFPEKGGSTREAKRVCATCEVREECLEYALANDERFGIWGGLSERERRKLKRRAV, from the coding sequence ATGTGGAACATCCTCGGCGAGGGACCACTGACGCGCCCCGAGGAGCCTGACACCGACGCGCTGCTCCTCCTCTTCGGCGGTGGCGACGACCTCGATGAGGGCCCTCTGGCATGGCAGGAGCGCGCCCTGTGCGCCCAGACCGACCCGGAGGCATTCTTCCCCGAGAAGGGCGGCTCGACCCGTGAGGCCAAGCGGGTCTGCGCCACCTGCGAGGTCCGCGAGGAGTGCTTGGAGTACGCCCTGGCCAACGATGAGCGCTTCGGCATCTGGGGCGGTCTGTCGGAGCGTGAGCGCCGCAAGCTCAAGCGTCGCGCCGTATGA
- a CDS encoding TIGR03089 family protein has product MPTDPLTRLLGADDSHRPRLVWYSDSERIELTGHVLAMWLSKTAGLIDTESQPPQGLHLGAPLHWRTVAWACGAWLAGREVILGSGPLLAEAGIVPGLSMAFTPEELCPSAEAQALCPQDSLAVRWPGRLPPLVLDGAADLMSQPDSYSPAPAQPHDRALTRLAPDGSLSSLTRAELLDGLVDAGGADAARAADPAGSAGPAGPAGPAGPAGPAGPAGRAEHAGRARAVLVRRQDRAGALREVLGAWGQGRCAVILAPGTSRERAALAARQEGC; this is encoded by the coding sequence ATGCCCACCGACCCCCTCACCCGCCTGCTGGGCGCCGATGATTCTCATCGCCCGCGCCTGGTGTGGTATAGCGACTCCGAGCGCATCGAGCTGACCGGCCACGTGCTGGCGATGTGGCTGTCCAAGACAGCAGGGCTCATCGACACCGAGTCGCAACCTCCGCAGGGCCTGCACCTGGGAGCCCCGCTCCACTGGCGCACCGTGGCCTGGGCCTGCGGCGCCTGGCTGGCGGGCCGGGAGGTGATCCTCGGCAGCGGGCCCCTGCTCGCCGAGGCGGGGATCGTCCCGGGCCTGTCCATGGCCTTCACGCCCGAGGAGCTCTGCCCCAGCGCCGAGGCCCAGGCCCTGTGCCCGCAGGACTCCCTGGCCGTGCGCTGGCCCGGCCGGCTGCCCCCTCTGGTGCTCGACGGCGCAGCCGACCTCATGTCCCAGCCCGACTCCTACTCCCCCGCCCCGGCCCAGCCCCATGACCGGGCCCTGACCCGCCTCGCCCCGGATGGGAGCCTCAGCTCGCTCACGCGGGCGGAGCTGCTGGACGGCCTGGTGGATGCCGGCGGGGCCGATGCGGCCCGAGCAGCCGATCCGGCCGGCAGTGCCGGACCAGCCGGACCAGCCGGACCAGCCGGACCAGCCGGACCAGCCGGACCAGCCGGACGCGCCGAGCATGCCGGCCGCGCCCGCGCGGTCCTGGTGCGCCGCCAGGACCGCGCCGGGGCACTGCGCGAGGTGCTGGGCGCATGGGGCCAGGGCCGCTGCGCCGTCATCCTGGCGCCGGGCACCAGCCGCGAGCGCGCGGCCCTGGCCGCCCGCCAGGAGGGCTGCTGA